A segment of the Hallerella succinigenes genome:
ATGAGTTTTATGAAATGCCTGAAGAGGTCCTCGAAGGCGAACGGGTAACGCTCGCTTTTTTGGAGCCGGAAGATTCGGAAGAGGTTTTGTATCTCGTGGATTCTTCACGGGATTCTCTTGGCGCTTGGCTTCCCTGGGTGGAAAATTTTACGGAAATCGGCGACGCCTATAGTGCGATTTCGGCTTATCAGATGCAGCGGGATATGGCGAACGGAGGCGCTTTTGGAATTCGAAGATTAGAAGACGGTGCGCTTGTCGGCGAGGTCGTTTTGCAATGGATCGATTGGAAGAACCGTTCTGCATCGTTCGGGTATTTTTTGGGAAGCGCCTTTGAAGGGGAAGGCCTTGCGACCGAAGCGATGAACCTGGCCCTCGGTTACATTCAAAATTTGGGAATTCACCGGGTGGAAATTTCTGCCGCCGTGGAAAATAAAAAGAGCTGCGCCTTGGCGAAAAGGCTTGGTTTTGAACAGGAAGGCATTGCGAAGGATGCGGAATTTTTGCACGGGAAATGGCAAAATCATGCGAAATTCGCCAAAATTATGCCCAATTAGAATGTATTCTCTCGGTTACAAAGGTAAACATTTAACCTAGCCAGCCCCTCTTTATATTTGATCAAACAACTATTTTATAAGCATGGAACCAAGTGCAGAAGAAAATAAGAAGCTGTCCATGCCGGACGTTTTGCAATACACGAATTACCGTGTATTCCTGCACGACTATTATGCCTATAAAAAGTCGACATCGGCGGTTTTCAGCTTGCGTTTCTTTGCCGCAAAGGCTGGGCTTTCGAGCCATGCGCATTTGAAGCTCGTGATGGACGGCAAACGGAACATTACCAAGAATACAGTCGTGAAAATCATCCAAGGGTTGAACCTCGCGGATGAACGCGCTACCTATTTCGAAAATCTGGTGTTCTTCAATCAGGCGAAGACGGACAAGGAAAAGGCTTTCTACTATGGAAAGCTCGTCAAGTCCACGCCAGGTTCCCGTTTGCATAAGATGGACCAGGCACATTTTCGAATTTTTACGGAATGGTATCACTCCGTAATCCGTGAAATGGTGGAACTTCGGGGCTTCAATCCGGCTCCGGAATGGATTTCGAGACGTCTCGGCGGAACGATTACGCCGGCCCAGGCTGCGGAATCCTTGAACCTGCTGTCTTCCCTTGGACTGATTTCCAGAACGGCGAACGGATACAGCCAGGCGCAGTCCTTGATTACGACCGATGACGAGGTAAGCGATCTGTTGGTGAAGCAGTACCATCGTCAGATGCTCGACCAGGCAAAAGATTCAATGGAAAATGTTCCTGCAGAAAAAAGGGATATTTCGGCGGTGACTTTTGCGATTCAGCGTAAAGATTTCCCTGCTTTAAAAAAACATTTACAACTCATGCGAAAAGAACTATTAGATTTCTCTAGTGAGTCGGGGACAGGAGAGGATGTTGTTCAAGTGAACATCCAACTGTTCCCATTAACGCGAGGAATGTAATGAAGTTTGTTCGATTCTCTATGGGTGCGCTTCTTTTGTACGCCTTTATGTTAATGGCGTGTACTACGTCGTCGGATCAAGCGGGAATCGAAATTGGAAATCCAGAAATCCAGGCCCATTCTTTTTTGGCACACTTTTTTGTGGATTATGGATCTGGCGAAAATGCGGATTCTGTCCAGCTTGACGGATTGCATTTGGCACTCTCGAAACTTTCTGCTTATTCCAGCTATTATATCTATGTGAGTTTTGACGCGGAAGACGGTTTAACCCTGTGGCCGGATGTGGCTTCGGATGCCCCGATGACGATTGCATTTACGGAAGATTCGACGACAACGATCGATGACTGGATGCGAGCCTTTGGAGACATTTCCATTGATGATGAAGGCCTGCTGAAGGAAATCGGGGCGCATTTTGCTCCGGTTGCGCTTGCCCCTCAGGTGACGGGCTCTCTCAAAATGGCCGATAAAAACGTTCCGTTTGTATTCTCTCTTGCCGGGCTCGATTCGTTCGAACTTCGCTACATGCAGGATCAGTTGGATACTGCAGAAAATGGAGCGATTTCTTTGACGGTGCGTTTTAGTGTGCCGGACTGGGTGGAAGGTCTCTCTCTTTCGACGGCAATGCTCGACGGCGACACGGTTCGTTTCGATGCTTTGCATAACGCGGTCCTTTGGGATTCTTTGACAACGCGCTTTGTAAAGTCTTTCTCGGCGTCACATTACATTGTGAACTATGCCTCTGGTACTGAGGAAGAAGATTACGCAGAGGATGTACTTGCGCGGTATGACGTTGTCGATTCCAACTGGGTTTCGAACGGGACGTTTGAAACCGGCGAAGATTGGATCTTGGTGCGTCAGCTCGGCGGTTATGCAGATACTTCCGTGTCGAACAACATCATGATGGTGAACGTGACGTATCCGGGGCCGTACAGCTACAGCGTGCAGCTGATCCATGAAGATATTCCGCTTTTGAAGAATCGCAAGTACAAGCTTGTGTTTACCGCTTACGCGCAGGATTCTGCATATGTCACAGTTCGCATCGGTTCTTACAGCACGTACAATACCGAAGCTCTCCAGGAACATGTGACTCTTGAACCGGTCTGGAAATCGTATGAGTTCGAATATGCGGCTCTGGTCGATGATCTCTTTTCTCGCCTCGAATTCAATGTGGGCAAGAACCAGACGAAGTATCAGTTCAAGGATGTGAAGATTTACCGCATCGACTGATGGTATAAACGCCGAGAATAATCAGTAAAATGGAGAATCCCTGACTCGGCCCGAAAATCGCAAGCCCGACTGCGACGGACACGACCGAGGAAACGGTTGGCTGAACGTAATTGTACATGGCGACGATTGTCGGTGAAAGCGTCTTTTGTGCATGCATCATCAAGAGGTAGGCGAGAAAAGTTCCGCCGAGAACGACGAAGGAGATTTCGGCCCAGGTGTTGGTTTGAACTTGCGCAAGTGGAATCTGCATCACTTGCGGTAATGTGAGCGGCAAGGTGGTAACTGCCGAGAAGGTGAACATCCACTTCATGCAGGTGATCGTATTGTATCGGCTGATGACGTTCTTGAATAGGGCTAGGTAAACGGCAAAGCAACACTGTGCAAGAACACAGAGAAGGTCGCCGGCGAGACTTCCCGCTTTTGCGTTAGATGCCGTAGCGCTCCCGAGAATCAGGATCCATGCGCCGCTTAAACCGAGCGCAATGCCGAGGATTTTTTTCCAGGTGATGCGCTCGCTTAAAAAGAGAGCGGAAGAAATCAGGGCAAAGATCGGAAGGGAAGTTGTGGCGATCGTCGCATTGATTGGCGAAGTGATGGAAAGTCCGATGTTGTAGCAGGTCTGATTTCCGACGATGGAAAAGAAGCCCGCACCAAAGAGTTTGAGCAAATCGCGGAGGGGAATTTTTTCGTTCCGCGTTTTTGCGGTGCAAAGGGAAATCAGCCAAAAGCAAATTGCGGCGCCTGTCGTGCGGAAAAAGACCATATCGATGCCCGTGATGCCCGAAAGCATCGCCGCTTTCCCGATCGGAGCCATCAGCCCCCAGATCGTCGCCGCGGAAAGAAGACAAAGATGCGCATGGAGAATCTTGCTGTTTTGCATAAAACGCTCGTTAAAAATTTTCGTTCCCAAATTTACTAAGGATTGCGTGCCGCAAGGCAAAGAACTTTCAGTCCAAGAAAAAACATACCCTTCCGCGGATTCCCCCTGCATACACACTCTCCCCCCTATTTTGCCCCCGCCCGGGTAGGCCAAGCGGTTCGTTCCGCACAAAAGCCTCCCTGCTGCAGGGAACCTTCTCGTCAGAGGTAGCGCTCCTTGCCAAGGTAAATCCTTCCAGCCAAGGAGAAGCCCTTAAAAAAGAAAGACCTCGGTGGAATACCGAGGTTTTTCTTTGGAAAGTTCGAAACTTTAGGCAAGTCTCGAAATCATGTAACCGGCGCAGATAGCGGTACCGATCACGCCCGAAACGTTCGGACCCATGGCATGCATGAGAAGGAAGTTCTGCGGATCGTACTTGGCGCCTTCCACCTGGGAAACGCGAGCCGCCATCGGAACAGCCGACACACCAGCAGAACCGATCAACGGGTTTACCGGGTTCTTCGGGCTGCACCAGTTCATAATCTTTGCAAGGAGAAGTCCTGCGAAAGTCGAGAAGCCGAAAGCAACGACACCCATCGCGATGATCATCAAGGTCTTCGGCTGCAAGAAGATGTCTGCGGACATCGTCAAACCGACGGAAGTACCGAGGAAAATCGTCACAATGTTCATGAGTTCGTTTTGAGCCGTCTTCACGAGACGTTCCACGACGCCCGCTTCCTTGAAGATGTTACCGGTCATGAGCATAATGATCAGAGCGGAAGCATCCGGAACAACGAGCACGCAGACCACCATCACCATCACTGCAAAGGTGATGCGTTCAAGCTTTGAAACCTTGCGGAGGCTCTTCATACGAATGACGCGTTCCTTAGCGGTTGTCATCGCTCGCATGATAGGCGGCTGGATCAGCGGCACGAGTGCCATGTAAGTGTAAGCGGCGACAGCGATAGGTCCAATCAGGTGCGGCGCAAGCTTGTTGGCCGTAAAGATGGACGTCGGACCGTCTGCACCACCGATGATGCCGATAGAAGCCGCTTCACCGAGAGTGAATCCACCAAAGGCGACTGCGCAGAACATCGTAATGAACACGCCGAACTGAGCACCGCCGCCGAGGATCAGCGTACGCGGATTTGCAATCAGCGGTCCAAAGTCGGTCATGGCACCGACGCCGAGGAAGATGATGGGTGGGAAGAGCTCGAGATGAATGCCTTGGCTGATGTAGTAGAAAAGACCGGCAGTCGGAGTGAACATTCCTTCGATGCCCCAGCCGCCTTCATAGAAGCCACGGGACGGAATGTTGACCGCGAGAGCGCCGATCGCAATCGGCAAAAGAAGTAAAGGCTCGTACTTCTTGACGATCGCGAGATACATCAGCACAATGCTGACGAGCCACATGACAATCATCGGACCCGAGATTGCAGAGAATCCCGTGCCGTTGACGAACATGTCTGTGACTGAGTTTAAGATACCACTCATAGGAGGCCCTCTTTAGGCGATAGTCATCAAGACTTGGCCTTCGGTTACGGAGTCTTGTTCCTTGACAGCGATCGAAGTGACGGTACCGTCGCACGGGCAGACGATCGAGTTTTCCATCTTCATGGCTTCGAGAACGGCAACTTCCTGGTTCTTCGTAACCTTGTCACCCACCTTCACCTTGAGTTTGAAAACGATACCCATCATCGGGCTAGGAATCGGGGTGCCTTCTCCAGCCGGAGCAGCGGCCGGAGCTGGAGCCGGGGCAGCGGCAGCCGGAGCAGCGATCGGAGCTGCAGCCACAGGAGCGGCTGCGACAGGTGCAACTGCGGCCGGAGCTGCGTTGCCGAGAACTTCGACTTCAACGTCGTAGGTCTTGCCTTCAAACGTAATGCGGATAACTTTCTTCATAGTAGTTTCCTCTTGAGCTTAGAGCTCGTTGGTTTGTAATTCTGTGCGACCCTGAGTAGTCCAAGCCCATTCGGTCGAGTTTTGAGATTTGAATTTGACGATTTTCACCGGACCGCCGAGGACTTCGGCTGCAGCGATTGCGAAAATGACTGCGAGCTTTTCATTCGAGAGACCCGGATGAATTTCCAAGGCGGAAACCGCAGCGATGCTGAGGAATGCCTGGAGCTGCTTGTTCGTGAATCCCGGGTGCACGCTCGGTGCGTCCGGATCGCCAAGACCCTTGGAAAGATCAATCTTGATCGGATCCGAAGAAGCGACTGCTGCAGGAGCTGCATTGGCAGCAACCGGAGCTTTTTCCTTCTTCGAAAGAATTGGCGTGATGACCTTGTTCATCACATAACTCATCAAGTATGTGAGGAACATAATACCGATAATCACGACCATCACGATGATAAGGCCCGTCGCCTGGAATTCGGCAAGCTTGCCGAGTGTAAAGGTTTCGACCTCACCCTGTTCCGTGACGTATTGATCACTGAGTTTGGCTTTCGCAATCGGAAGAGCCTTGTTGGCTCCGTTGACAGTTCTTACGCTGTCCTGGCGTGCATTAGCTTCACGCGATTGCGCATTCGTCTTATAGAGAATGGAGACTTTATGACCGCCTTGGTAGATCTCAACGACTGCCGAGTCGGGCATCAAAGTCAGCTGCTCTTTAAGCGGAGCGCTAATCGAGTCTGGCATAATAGCCAGCTGTTCCTTAAACCGTTCTGGAACGGGATAAGGCCCAGTCGCTTTGACGACGCCTTCTTGTTGTGTTGCTGTTGTCATAGAGGACTCAACCCGTGTTTCTTATTTGGACGTTTGACACGCTTCGAGAGCAAAGTTCTCAGAGCGAGCGAAACCTTAGCGCGGGTTTCTGCAGGATTGATGACATCGGTAATGATGCCGGATTCTGCAGCCTGGTAAGGCTTCGAGAACTTTTCGCGGTAGTCGTCAACGAGCTGCTTGTAAAGAGCATCCTTGTTTTCAGCTGCTGCGAGTTCCTTCTTGTAGATAATCTTGGCTGCACCTTCAGCGCCCATTACGGCGATTTCAGCAGTCGGCCAAGCGTACACGACGTCACCGCCGAGATCCTTGGAAGCCATGGCGATGTAAGCACCACCGTAGGCCTTGCGCATGATGACCGTGACGAGAGGAACCGTGCAAGATGCGTAAGCATAGAGCATCTTTGCACCGTGGCGGATAATGCCTCCGCGTTCCTGGGCAAGACCCGGCATAAATCCCGGGACGTCGGTCAGGGTCACAATAGGAATGTTGAATGCGTCGCAGAAGTTCACGAATTCTGCGCCCTTGTCGGAAGAATCGATATCGAGGCAGCCGGCCTTGTACTTCGGCTGGTTCGCGACGATGCCGACGACCATACCGTTGATGCGGCCAAAGCCCGTGATGATGTTCTTCGCGAAGTCACGCTTCACTTCGAGCCATTCGTTTGGGTCGACGAGACGTTCGATCACCTGGTAGGCGTCGAGCGGCTGGTTTGCGTCTTCCGGAATGATCTGGTTCATGCTCGGATCGTCATCGAGTTCGATGTCGGTGAGCTTGTGCGGTGGAAGTTCGGAATTGTTGGACGGGAGGAAGCTGAGGAGCTTCTTGATAATCTGGGAAGCGTGCTTGTCGTCGTTGGCGACGAAGTGGACGTTTCCGGAAACCGTTGCGTGGGCTGCAGCCGATGCGAACTTTTCGAGCGGAGCTTCTTCGCCGGTGGAAGCCTTGATCACCTGCGGACCGCAGATGAACATGTTCGAATTGTCCTTGAGCTGAATGCAGAAGTCCATGAGGGCCGGGCTGTAGGAAGCGCCGCCTGCGCACGGACCAGCGATGACCGCGATCTGCGGTACGACGCCCGAAGCGAGGACGTTTGCACGGAAAACCTTGCCGTAGCCTGCGAGGCTCTTCACGCCTTCCTGAATACGAGCTCCACCGGAGTCGTTTACGGAGATGATCGGCGTGCCGAGTTCGATAGCACGCTGCATGGCTTCGGACATCTTCTGGGCGTGACGGCTACCGAGGGAACCGCCGCTGACCATGAAGTCCTGAGAAATCACGGTGACCGGGCGACCGTCGATGTTGCCGATGCCTGTCACAACGCCGTCACCGGCGAGCTTCTTCGTTTCGAAACCAAAGCTGCGGACGTCGTGGTCCACGTACATGCCAGCCTCTTGGAAGGAACCGTCGTCGACGAGGTCAGCGACACGCTCACGTGCAGAGAAGAGACCCTTTGCATGACGTGCTTCGAGTTTCTCCGGACCGCAACCCGAGGAGAGAGCAAACTTGCGACGCTCTTCAAGTTGATCGAGTAATTCTTGTTTAATAGCCATTTCTAGTTTCCTTTAGGATTCCATAGTTGCAATTGAAAAATAGAATTCCAAAAAGAAGAGGTTATTCTTTCATCGTTCCTTTTTCGAGGAAATCGAGATGCATATTGAACGCTCGGTCAAGAGCGAACGGAATATGCTTTCCTTTCGAGGACCGCATACTGTAATCTAAAAAATCATTGAGCTGTTGGCGATAGTCTGGATGTGCACAATTTTCAATTATTTTGTGCGCACGGGACACCGGATCGAGCCCGCGGAGGTCCGCTAGGCCTTGCTCCGTGACAAATATGTGGGTTTCGTGATCGGAGTGATCCAAATGTGTAACAAATGGAACAATCGTGCTGATCGCGCCATTTTTTGCCGTCGACGGCGCCATGAAAAATCCGAGCAGACAATTTCTTGAAAAATCAGCGGATCCGCCGATTCCATTCATGATCGAAGAACCGCAAACGTGTGAAGAATTCACATTGCCGAAAATATCGCATTCGAGAGCCGTGTTCATGGAGATGACACCGAGGCGTCGGATGACTTCCGGATGGTTTGAAACTTCTTGCGAGCGGAGCACGAACTTCTTTTGAAGCGTAGCCGCGTTCTGCTTAAAATATTCGCGAGCGTCTGCGGAACACGTGAGAGCGGTGCCGCTTGCACCGACGAGTTTATCTGCTTTGATCAGCTCAAAGACCGCTTCCTGAATGACTTCGGTGAAGAGGCTCACCGGCTCTTGCAAGGAATCGCGCGCCATAGCGGTGAGCACAGCGTTTGCCACGTTGCCGACGCCGCTCTGATAGGGAAGCCCTGCGGGAAGGCGTCCTTTTTTGCGTTCGTGCGCAAGGAATTCAAGAATCTGACCGCCGATGTTTTTGGAAACTGCATCGGGTTCGGTAAACGGTCGGATGGTATCGCCTTGATTTGTGCGGACGATCGCCACGATCTTTTTCGGATCGACTTGGACGTAATCCTTTCCGCCGCGGTCCAGAACATTTACCACCGGAATCGGGTGCGTGTACGGGGGAAGTTCTGGCAGGTAGCAGTCGTGAATTCCGCAGAGTGCATCTCCGTAAATGGAATTCAGTTCCACGATGATGCGGTCTGCCATTCGCAAATATTCGACGGAATTTCCGCAGGACGTTGTAAAACGGATTTTTCCGTCAGAAGTCACTTCGCTCGCTTCGATGATCGCTGTCGTCGGGCGCGGCAAAGAGCCTGTGCGGACGAGATGCCCCATGATTCCGAGATGCGCATCGGTGTAGAAAATTTCGCCGCGGTTGATCGCGGAACGCAAATCTGGATTGGACTGGTAAGGCGCTCTCCATTTGATTGCCTTGGCGCGGGCTAAGGCTCCGTCGCATTCGTCGCCAGTCGAGGCTCCAGAAAAAAGCGTAATCTGGAATGGTTTACCGTTTGCGTGTAAGCGTTCCGCCCTTTTGGCGAGAGCGGTGGGGACCGCTTTGGGATAGCCTGCGAGAGTGAATCCGGAAACGCCAAGAACTTCTCCATCTTGAATCAGTTCTGCCGCTTCTTCTGCAGAAATTTCTTTGGAAACCAGGTCAGAAGTCATGCGTTAAAATTACGATTTTTTGCGCAAAACTGGAAATGATTTTTTGGGGAAGTTTCTGTTTTGAAATCCAAGAGCCTGGGAGCCCTTTATGGGATTTGGCTTCTACGCATAAAACGCGGCATTGGATTTTGTAACGGGTAATCGAATGTTCGACAGTTCCCATAAAAGCAAAGCGCTTGACGTTCTCCGGGGAAATTACATTTTCGGCGATACCGGGGAAAATATTTTTGAACGCGTCCGCATATTCAAATATCGGAAATGTCAGCTGATTTTTGAGAAACGGCGATTGAGGCGAAGATTGCAGTAAAAAATTTCCTTTGGAATCGCAGATGGCGAGCGCAAAGCCGATCCAGGAAACGTACCGGGTTTGCTTTTGGGGCGGAAATGCCGTGGCGCGCCCGTTTTGAAAGGCTTTGCAAATTTTTTGAATGGGGCAACTTTCGCAAAGCGGATTTGTTTTTTTGCAAACGGTTCGCCCGAGTTCCATCAAAGCTTCATTTGTAAGGAATGCGTCGCCTGCGTTTGCCCAGTTGTACGCTTCTTCCCAATAGGAATCTTTTGCCGCTTTATCCTTAGTCGGTAAAAAATCCCATTCGGAAAGGCGCGAAAAAACGCGGACGAGGTTTCCGTCTAAAATCGCTTCGTTCTGATGAAAGGCGAGGCTTAGAATAGCGCCTGCGGTGTATGCGCCGATTCCCGGGAGCGCTTCCAAGTCTTGGCGGTTGCTTGGAAACTTTCCGCCGTTTTGAACGACCTGTTTCGCGGTCTTGTGGATGTTTCTTGCGCGGCTGTAATAGCCGAGCCCTTGCCAGTGCAAAAGAACATCGTCTTCGCTTGCTCTTGCGAGCGCCTGCACGGTGGGAAAGTCTTGCATCCACTTTTTGTAGGCGGTTTGGACAGCGGAAACCTGCGTCTGTTGCAGCATTGTTTCGCTGATCCAGACCGCATAGGGGTCGCGTTTAGAGAATAAGTCCAAGGGCCGCCAAGGAAACTCGGCGCGTTTTTTTTTGAACCATGCGCAGAGCGCCTTATTTGCCGTGGTAAGCTTCGTGATAAACCTTTTTATAGAATTCCCACTGGGCTTTAGCAGCCTTTTCGAGGGTGTAGTCCTTGCTGCGGTTGTAAGCGTTTTCGCGAACCTTTTGGTAGGCGACTTCGTCGTGACGAAGGTTCATGCACTTTTCGAGTTCGGCGAGCCAAGCGGCGGTATCGTCTGCCGGGAGAACCTGTCCACAGCCTTTTTCGAACACGATATCCTGCGGGCCACCCTTATCGGTGACAATGGCGGGAGTGCCCGATGCGAGAGCTTCGACGACCACGTTTCCGAAGGTGTCCGTTGTGCTCGGGAACAGCAAAAAATCGGCGTCTGCGTAAAGGCCTGCGAGGGTTTCGCCGCCTTGAACGCCTGCAAAGTGGACTTCCGGAGCGCTAGCAAAATCTTTCTTGAGTTCTTCTAAGTACCAGCCGTCTCCGACGAACATTAGTTCGGCGTCGTCATGCTTTTTGCGGAATTCCATCCACAGATTGCGAAGCAACGGAAGATTCTTTTCTTTAGAAATTCGACCGACGTAAACAAAGCGCACTTTCCCTTGAAGGTCCGAGAATTTTTCCCACGTGCCTTTGCCACGGAAGTCCGGACTGTAATTTTCGAGAGGAATGCCTCGACGGATGATTTCGATCTTGTCGAGCGGGACCTTGATGTCGTTGTGCAGAATGTTCTTGTAATCTTTACACGGGCTTACGACCGGACGGGTGAAGCCGTAGAAGATTTGCATCAGCATCAAAACGTAACGATACATCCATTTCGCTTTGACAAGGGTCTTCGTATAAGTCGGGACGTCGGTACGGTAATGGCTGATCACCTTGATGCCTGCGATTTTGGCGCAGAAGGCGATCGCCCAAGCTCCCGGACTCGGCGTTTCCAGTTCGACGATATCGACCGGGTAACGTTTGAGCAAACGAAGGATCGGACGCACGTGTGGAATCGCAAGTTCGCTGTTTGCGTAACCGAGCTGTTCCATGCTAAAGACGCGCGGAAGCAAAATGACGTAGCCGTTTTCCACGACGCCACAGGGACGCGTGTTGAAAGCGCTGCCGACGAGGGCCGCCTTGTAACCGTGGCCGCGCATGTAGGTAATCACATGGCGCAAATTGTTCGCAATCCCATTGACTTCATCTAGATTGTCGGAATAGAAGGCGACTCGGATATCATCTTCGGCATGCTCTTTGCGTTTTTTCTTCAAAAAGAAACGGAGCTTGAGCAATTGCGGCAGATTGCGAAGGACTTGCCAGAATACCACCGGTGGAATCATGCAAGTGCGAATGTTTCCAGGAGGCTGGTGTTTGAAAGAAAAGTATTCGGGGAACGTACTCGAAACAGTCCGGCCAAAAATCGGCGGGCGGGAATCGTAAGTGTTGTTCGAATCTTCAGTTACCATCGTACGTAAAATAATGCGAAAAAATCAAAAATGGGATGGGTTAAAGAGATTGCTTTTCGTGAACCTGTTCTTGGTTGAACGCAACGCAGTCCTCATAACGGGTTCCCGCTCCTCCAAAAATATCCAGGGAGCTACCGATGGTCAAGTCCACTCGTCCGCAGGAGATCTCCTTACAGCGGACTAAGTCGTCAATGCTTTTCGCTCCGCCTGCATAAGTGACAGAACGTGGACTTTTTTCGGCTAGAAAGCGGATCAGGTCTTCGTCCATGCCGCGTTCAAGGCCTTCGACGTCGGCTGCGTGAACGAGGAATTCGTCGCAGTATGCGCCGAGCTTTTGCAAAAGAGCTTCATTGACAACGGCATCGGTAACAGTCTGCCAACGGTTCGTGGCGACGTTCCAACCGTTTTCGGTGCGGCGACAGCTTAAGTCCAGGACGAGATGTTCCTTGCCCACGGCTTTCGAAAGATGTTCGACCTTTTCCATTTCGAGGTGCGCTCCGTCAAAGACCCAGCTGGTGACGATCACATGGCTTGCGCCTGCATCGAGATATTCCTGGGCGTTATCTGGGTGGATGCCCCCGCCGACCTGGAGTCCGTTCGGGTATGCAGACAGGGCTTCCTTTGCTGCTTCTACGTTGCCCTTGCCGAGCATGATTACGTGACCGCCTTTTAAGCCGTCTTTCTTGTAAAGGTTTGCGTAGTAAGATGGGGACTTTTCACTCACGAAGTTCGTCTTGGGAGTATCGCTGTCGGAAAGGGTTCCGCCGACGATCTGCTTGACTTTGCCTTGGTGAATGTCGATACAGGGACGAAAAAGGGT
Coding sequences within it:
- a CDS encoding sodium ion-translocating decarboxylase subunit beta, giving the protein MSGILNSVTDMFVNGTGFSAISGPMIVMWLVSIVLMYLAIVKKYEPLLLLPIAIGALAVNIPSRGFYEGGWGIEGMFTPTAGLFYYISQGIHLELFPPIIFLGVGAMTDFGPLIANPRTLILGGGAQFGVFITMFCAVAFGGFTLGEAASIGIIGGADGPTSIFTANKLAPHLIGPIAVAAYTYMALVPLIQPPIMRAMTTAKERVIRMKSLRKVSKLERITFAVMVMVVCVLVVPDASALIIMLMTGNIFKEAGVVERLVKTAQNELMNIVTIFLGTSVGLTMSADIFLQPKTLMIIAMGVVAFGFSTFAGLLLAKIMNWCSPKNPVNPLIGSAGVSAVPMAARVSQVEGAKYDPQNFLLMHAMGPNVSGVIGTAICAGYMISRLA
- a CDS encoding acyl-CoA carboxylase subunit beta, translating into MAIKQELLDQLEERRKFALSSGCGPEKLEARHAKGLFSARERVADLVDDGSFQEAGMYVDHDVRSFGFETKKLAGDGVVTGIGNIDGRPVTVISQDFMVSGGSLGSRHAQKMSEAMQRAIELGTPIISVNDSGGARIQEGVKSLAGYGKVFRANVLASGVVPQIAVIAGPCAGGASYSPALMDFCIQLKDNSNMFICGPQVIKASTGEEAPLEKFASAAAHATVSGNVHFVANDDKHASQIIKKLLSFLPSNNSELPPHKLTDIELDDDPSMNQIIPEDANQPLDAYQVIERLVDPNEWLEVKRDFAKNIITGFGRINGMVVGIVANQPKYKAGCLDIDSSDKGAEFVNFCDAFNIPIVTLTDVPGFMPGLAQERGGIIRHGAKMLYAYASCTVPLVTVIMRKAYGGAYIAMASKDLGGDVVYAWPTAEIAVMGAEGAAKIIYKKELAAAENKDALYKQLVDDYREKFSKPYQAAESGIITDVINPAETRAKVSLALRTLLSKRVKRPNKKHGLSPL
- a CDS encoding carbohydrate binding domain-containing protein, producing the protein MKFVRFSMGALLLYAFMLMACTTSSDQAGIEIGNPEIQAHSFLAHFFVDYGSGENADSVQLDGLHLALSKLSAYSSYYIYVSFDAEDGLTLWPDVASDAPMTIAFTEDSTTTIDDWMRAFGDISIDDEGLLKEIGAHFAPVALAPQVTGSLKMADKNVPFVFSLAGLDSFELRYMQDQLDTAENGAISLTVRFSVPDWVEGLSLSTAMLDGDTVRFDALHNAVLWDSLTTRFVKSFSASHYIVNYASGTEEEDYAEDVLARYDVVDSNWVSNGTFETGEDWILVRQLGGYADTSVSNNIMMVNVTYPGPYSYSVQLIHEDIPLLKNRKYKLVFTAYAQDSAYVTVRIGSYSTYNTEALQEHVTLEPVWKSYEFEYAALVDDLFSRLEFNVGKNQTKYQFKDVKIYRID
- a CDS encoding GNAT family N-acetyltransferase, giving the protein MPEEVLEGERVTLAFLEPEDSEEVLYLVDSSRDSLGAWLPWVENFTEIGDAYSAISAYQMQRDMANGGAFGIRRLEDGALVGEVVLQWIDWKNRSASFGYFLGSAFEGEGLATEAMNLALGYIQNLGIHRVEISAAVENKKSCALAKRLGFEQEGIAKDAEFLHGKWQNHAKFAKIMPN
- a CDS encoding TIGR02147 family protein, which gives rise to MEPSAEENKKLSMPDVLQYTNYRVFLHDYYAYKKSTSAVFSLRFFAAKAGLSSHAHLKLVMDGKRNITKNTVVKIIQGLNLADERATYFENLVFFNQAKTDKEKAFYYGKLVKSTPGSRLHKMDQAHFRIFTEWYHSVIREMVELRGFNPAPEWISRRLGGTITPAQAAESLNLLSSLGLISRTANGYSQAQSLITTDDEVSDLLVKQYHRQMLDQAKDSMENVPAEKRDISAVTFAIQRKDFPALKKHLQLMRKELLDFSSESGTGEDVVQVNIQLFPLTRGM
- a CDS encoding DMT family transporter; the protein is MQNSKILHAHLCLLSAATIWGLMAPIGKAAMLSGITGIDMVFFRTTGAAICFWLISLCTAKTRNEKIPLRDLLKLFGAGFFSIVGNQTCYNIGLSITSPINATIATTSLPIFALISSALFLSERITWKKILGIALGLSGAWILILGSATASNAKAGSLAGDLLCVLAQCCFAVYLALFKNVISRYNTITCMKWMFTFSAVTTLPLTLPQVMQIPLAQVQTNTWAEISFVVLGGTFLAYLLMMHAQKTLSPTIVAMYNYVQPTVSSVVSVAVGLAIFGPSQGFSILLIILGVYTISRCGKSSHP
- a CDS encoding biotin/lipoyl-containing protein encodes the protein MKKVIRITFEGKTYDVEVEVLGNAAPAAVAPVAAAPVAAAPIAAPAAAAPAPAPAAAPAGEGTPIPSPMMGIVFKLKVKVGDKVTKNQEVAVLEAMKMENSIVCPCDGTVTSIAVKEQDSVTEGQVLMTIA
- a CDS encoding OadG family transporter subunit — translated: MTTATQQEGVVKATGPYPVPERFKEQLAIMPDSISAPLKEQLTLMPDSAVVEIYQGGHKVSILYKTNAQSREANARQDSVRTVNGANKALPIAKAKLSDQYVTEQGEVETFTLGKLAEFQATGLIIVMVVIIGIMFLTYLMSYVMNKVITPILSKKEKAPVAANAAPAAVASSDPIKIDLSKGLGDPDAPSVHPGFTNKQLQAFLSIAAVSALEIHPGLSNEKLAVIFAIAAAEVLGGPVKIVKFKSQNSTEWAWTTQGRTELQTNEL